One segment of Paraburkholderia bonniea DNA contains the following:
- a CDS encoding acyl-CoA thioesterase — MTATTATAATTDHHAVFQMSLPIRWGDMDAFGHVNNTVYFRYMEQVRISWLEQLDLVLSREAGQGPVMVNASMEFLRQLHYPGDVIGRMSVAKRGRSSFDTRFELVRADDPQTLYARGAARCVWIDYAAGKSVPVPEVLRAAIEQAALASPSHPVALP; from the coding sequence ATGACTGCAACGACCGCAACGGCCGCAACGACCGATCACCACGCTGTGTTTCAGATGTCGCTGCCGATTCGCTGGGGCGATATGGACGCCTTTGGTCACGTCAACAACACGGTGTATTTCCGCTATATGGAACAGGTGCGGATTAGCTGGCTTGAACAGCTTGATCTGGTGCTCAGCCGGGAGGCAGGGCAAGGCCCGGTGATGGTCAATGCCTCGATGGAGTTTTTGCGTCAACTGCATTACCCGGGTGATGTGATTGGCCGGATGAGCGTAGCCAAACGTGGACGCAGCAGCTTTGATACCCGGTTTGAGCTGGTGCGTGCGGATGATCCGCAGACGCTATATGCCCGAGGGGCGGCGCGCTGCGTCTGGATTGATTACGCGGCGGGCAAGTCGGTGCCGGTTCCGGAGGTCCTGCGGGCCGCGATTGAGCAGGCGGCGTTAGCCAGCCCGAGCCACCCGGTGGCATTGCCGTAG
- a CDS encoding PAS and helix-turn-helix domain-containing protein, whose protein sequence is MPALDYQTAFHLAPVGLVLSRERIIEDCNEPLAAIFGYARTALLRQSFQILYPSADEFERIGTRIPPIMTAQGSYADDRIMKRANGELFWCHVTGRSLELAKPHAAGVWTFEDLSATRRVAVELTPREREIAAQLATGKTSKQIGRILDISSRTVDVYRARLMRKYGTANATELLQRLLGH, encoded by the coding sequence ATGCCCGCCCTCGATTATCAAACCGCTTTTCACCTTGCGCCGGTCGGCCTCGTGCTGTCACGCGAACGCATCATCGAAGACTGCAATGAGCCGTTGGCTGCAATCTTCGGCTACGCGCGCACGGCACTGCTCAGACAGTCGTTTCAGATTCTCTATCCGTCGGCAGACGAGTTCGAACGGATTGGCACCCGTATTCCACCAATCATGACCGCCCAGGGCAGTTATGCCGATGACCGCATCATGAAGCGCGCGAACGGCGAACTGTTCTGGTGCCACGTCACGGGACGCTCGCTCGAACTGGCCAAACCGCATGCAGCAGGCGTGTGGACCTTCGAAGATTTGAGCGCGACTCGGCGTGTCGCTGTTGAACTCACGCCGCGTGAGCGCGAAATTGCGGCCCAGTTGGCGACCGGAAAAACCAGCAAGCAAATTGGCCGGATACTCGATATCAGCTCACGCACGGTCGATGTTTACCGCGCCCGGCTAATGCGCAAATACGGCACAGCCAACGCTACCGAATTGCTGCAACGGCTGCTCGGACACTAA
- a CDS encoding MFS transporter: MNDRPSSSVRPAARADRGQPPPTHSQFGLLRERRFAPFFWTQFFGAMNDNVFKIGFTSLVTFQAARFSGVDAKTAAFLISAIFILPFVLFSATSGQIADKYDKAALTRWVKTFEIAVMLVGAMGFWLHSAPLLYACTFLMGAHSAVFGPVKYSYLPQQLSKAELVGGNGLVEMGTFVAILFGTIAGGAAAGMNEHGALLLAGLCVALALMGRAVSSFVPLTPAPQPDLAINWNPFSETWRNVRLARADRAVFLSLLGISWLWFVGATFLSSFFRFAKDVLSASPDVVTVLLATFSVGIGIGSLLCERLSRRRIELGLVPLGSIGMSVFAIDLYLASHALPQAGHLLSVGEFLALPAHWRVLADLFLLALSGGLYSVPLYALVQSRSPPSHRARIIAANNILNALFMIASALMAMGLTALGVGIPGIFLTIALLNIVVASYIYSLVPEFLLRFLAWLLVHTFYRIRLVHPERIPEEGPAVLVCNHVSYVDAIVIMAESPRPIRFVMDHRIFRTPFAGWVFRHAKAIPIAPAREDAELLQKAYDACAQALAEGELVCIFPEGRLTSSGDLSPFRQGVSGIIQRTPVPVVPMALRGLWGSVFSRAANTHWPRPLRRGMMSRLTLAVGEPFSPEEATPEALQQCVTELRGARK; this comes from the coding sequence ATGAACGATCGTCCGTCCTCATCTGTTCGCCCTGCTGCCCGTGCCGATCGCGGCCAGCCCCCTCCCACGCATTCCCAGTTTGGCTTGCTGCGTGAACGGCGCTTTGCGCCATTTTTCTGGACGCAGTTTTTTGGGGCGATGAATGACAACGTATTCAAGATTGGTTTTACTTCGCTGGTCACGTTTCAGGCAGCGCGTTTTTCCGGGGTCGATGCCAAAACCGCCGCGTTTCTGATTTCAGCGATTTTTATCCTGCCGTTTGTGCTGTTCTCTGCGACGTCGGGCCAAATCGCGGACAAGTACGACAAGGCCGCACTGACCCGCTGGGTGAAAACCTTCGAAATCGCCGTGATGCTGGTGGGCGCAATGGGCTTCTGGCTGCATAGCGCGCCGCTGCTTTATGCCTGCACGTTCCTGATGGGCGCGCATTCAGCGGTGTTTGGCCCGGTTAAATATTCTTATTTGCCACAGCAGTTATCGAAAGCCGAGCTAGTGGGCGGCAATGGCCTGGTTGAAATGGGCACCTTTGTGGCGATCCTGTTTGGCACGATCGCTGGCGGTGCGGCAGCCGGGATGAACGAGCATGGCGCGCTTTTGCTGGCGGGGCTGTGCGTGGCGCTGGCACTTATGGGCCGTGCCGTATCGAGCTTCGTTCCGCTTACGCCGGCACCGCAACCGGATCTGGCGATCAACTGGAACCCCTTTAGTGAAACCTGGCGCAATGTGCGGCTCGCGCGTGCCGATCGCGCGGTTTTTCTGAGTCTGTTAGGTATTTCCTGGCTGTGGTTTGTCGGTGCGACGTTTCTATCGTCTTTCTTCCGCTTCGCCAAAGATGTGCTGTCGGCCAGCCCGGACGTGGTCACGGTGCTGCTGGCTACGTTCTCGGTGGGTATCGGCATCGGCTCGCTGCTGTGTGAGCGGCTGTCGCGGCGGCGTATCGAGCTAGGGCTTGTGCCGCTGGGGTCGATCGGCATGAGTGTGTTTGCAATTGATCTGTACTTGGCTAGTCATGCGCTGCCTCAGGCTGGGCATCTGCTGAGTGTCGGCGAGTTCCTTGCGTTGCCAGCGCACTGGCGCGTGCTGGCCGATCTATTCCTGCTGGCGCTGTCGGGCGGGTTATATAGCGTGCCGCTGTACGCGCTGGTGCAAAGCCGCAGCCCGCCAAGCCACCGGGCGCGGATCATCGCGGCCAACAATATTCTGAATGCGCTGTTCATGATCGCGTCTGCGCTGATGGCGATGGGGCTGACTGCGTTGGGCGTTGGCATTCCTGGAATTTTCCTGACGATCGCGCTGCTCAATATCGTCGTCGCGTCGTACATCTATTCATTAGTGCCCGAATTTTTACTCCGTTTTCTGGCGTGGCTGCTGGTGCATACGTTTTACCGGATTCGTCTGGTTCATCCGGAGCGCATTCCTGAAGAAGGGCCTGCGGTGCTGGTCTGTAACCACGTTAGCTACGTCGATGCGATTGTCATCATGGCCGAGAGCCCTAGGCCCATTCGCTTTGTGATGGATCACCGGATTTTCCGCACACCGTTTGCGGGCTGGGTGTTCCGGCACGCGAAAGCGATTCCGATTGCCCCTGCGCGCGAAGATGCTGAACTGTTGCAAAAGGCATACGACGCCTGCGCGCAAGCACTGGCGGAGGGCGAACTGGTTTGCATCTTCCCCGAAGGCCGTCTGACCTCAAGCGGTGATTTGAGTCCGTTTCGCCAGGGCGTGAGCGGGATCATCCAGCGCACGCCGGTGCCGGTCGTGCCGATGGCCTTGCGCGGGCTCTGGGGCAGCGTGTTTTCACGCGCGGCGAACACACACTGGCCGAGGCCGTTGCGCCGGGGCATGATGTCGCGCCTGACGCTGGCCGTTGGCGAGCCGTTCAGCCCGGAGGAGGCGACTCCAGAGGCATTGCAGCAGTGCGTGACTGAATTACGCGGGGCACGTAAATAA
- a CDS encoding electron transfer flavoprotein-ubiquinone oxidoreductase translates to MTPASLIEQYGPRESMEYDVVIVGGGPAGLSAAIRLKQLAQEKGVETSVCVLEKGSEIGAHILSGAVMDPRALTELIPDWKEKGAPLDVAVSEDRFLFLSENGAKQVPHWALPGIFRNEGNFVVSLANVTRWLGQQAEALGVEIFPGFPAAEVLYHADGSVKGVVTGNMGLGRDGVPSENFQLGMELHAKYTLFCEGARGHLGRQLHERFKLRDGVDPQVYGLGIKELWEIDPAMHQPGLVIHTAGWPLDNDTYGGSFLYHMDHNQVMVGFVVGLGYSNPYLSPFEEFQRYKTHPAIRAFLQGGKRVSYGARAITAGGLMSLPKLVFPGGALVGDEAGFLNASRIKGSHAAIKTGMLAAQAAFDALQAGRQSDELSAYPEDFKNSWLHAELHRARNFKQWMSKGLYLGTLMVGLEQKLLGGNVPWTLHHKHADHEKLRPAVQCQPIAYPKPDGKLTFDRLSSVFISNTNHEENQPVHLTLKDATVPVSLNLQIYAGPESRYCPAAVYEFVKNEDGNERLVINAQNCVHCKTCDIKDPSQNIVWVTPEGGGGPNYPNM, encoded by the coding sequence ATGACCCCCGCAAGCCTGATTGAGCAGTACGGACCACGCGAATCCATGGAGTACGACGTGGTGATCGTCGGTGGTGGCCCGGCTGGCTTGTCTGCCGCGATCCGGCTCAAGCAGCTGGCGCAGGAAAAAGGCGTCGAAACCAGCGTCTGCGTGCTCGAAAAAGGCTCGGAAATTGGTGCACACATTTTGTCCGGCGCTGTCATGGACCCTCGTGCTCTCACCGAACTGATCCCTGACTGGAAAGAAAAAGGCGCGCCGCTAGACGTTGCGGTCAGCGAAGACCGCTTTCTGTTTCTCAGTGAAAACGGTGCCAAACAAGTGCCGCACTGGGCCCTCCCCGGCATTTTTCGTAATGAAGGCAACTTTGTCGTCAGCCTGGCGAATGTCACACGCTGGCTTGGCCAGCAAGCGGAAGCATTAGGGGTCGAAATTTTCCCCGGCTTTCCGGCTGCCGAAGTGCTGTACCACGCAGATGGCTCGGTCAAGGGTGTGGTCACCGGCAATATGGGCCTCGGCCGCGATGGCGTGCCCAGCGAAAATTTTCAGCTTGGCATGGAGCTGCATGCGAAATACACGCTCTTTTGCGAAGGGGCGCGAGGCCATCTTGGCCGGCAGTTGCATGAGCGCTTCAAACTGCGTGACGGCGTTGATCCGCAGGTCTATGGCCTCGGCATCAAGGAGCTATGGGAAATTGATCCCGCCATGCATCAGCCTGGCCTCGTCATCCATACCGCTGGCTGGCCACTGGACAACGACACTTACGGCGGCTCGTTCCTGTATCACATGGATCACAACCAGGTGATGGTGGGTTTCGTCGTTGGGCTCGGATATTCGAACCCGTATCTGTCGCCCTTCGAAGAATTCCAGCGCTACAAGACGCACCCCGCCATCCGCGCGTTTTTGCAGGGTGGCAAGCGCGTGTCGTATGGCGCGCGGGCGATTACGGCGGGCGGGCTGATGTCGCTGCCAAAACTGGTGTTTCCGGGTGGCGCGCTGGTGGGCGACGAGGCGGGCTTTCTCAATGCCTCGCGCATCAAAGGCAGCCACGCGGCGATCAAAACCGGCATGCTGGCCGCTCAAGCTGCATTCGACGCGCTTCAGGCCGGGCGTCAGTCAGATGAGCTAAGCGCCTATCCGGAAGACTTCAAAAACTCCTGGCTGCATGCAGAGCTGCATCGCGCACGCAATTTCAAGCAATGGATGAGCAAGGGCCTGTATCTCGGCACGCTGATGGTGGGTCTTGAGCAAAAGCTGCTGGGTGGCAATGTGCCGTGGACGCTGCATCACAAGCATGCCGACCATGAAAAACTTCGGCCTGCTGTGCAGTGCCAGCCAATTGCATACCCAAAACCCGATGGCAAGCTGACGTTTGACCGTTTGTCGTCGGTCTTTATCTCCAATACCAATCACGAAGAAAACCAGCCAGTACACCTGACGCTCAAGGACGCAACGGTTCCGGTGAGCCTTAACCTGCAGATTTATGCTGGACCCGAAAGCCGGTACTGCCCGGCCGCGGTGTATGAGTTCGTCAAGAACGAGGATGGCAACGAACGGCTGGTCATCAATGCGCAAAATTGCGTGCACTGCAAAACCTGCGATATCAAAGACCCGTCACAAAACATCGTGTGGGTGACGCCAGAAGGCGGTGGCGGGCCGAACTATCCAAATATGTAA
- the aroC gene encoding chorismate synthase: MSGNTLGKLFTVTTFGESHGPALGCVIDGCPPGVALTEDDIQSELDRRKPGTSRHVTQRQEADRVEILSGIFEGRTTGAPIALLIRNTDQRSSDYGNLTETFRPGHADYTYWQKYGIRDYRGGGRSSARLTAATVAAGAVAKKWLREHTGIEVRGYMAALGEIEVPFVDWSHVRENPFFAPNAEVVPQLEAYVDGLRKDGDSIGARINVVASGVPVGLGEPLFDRLDADIAHAMMGINAVKGVEIGAGFASIAQRGSVHGDELTPEGFVGNHAGGILGGISTGQDITVSIAIKPTSSIRTPRRSIDKSGQPALVETFGRHDPCVGIRATPIAEAMLALVLIDHVLRHRAQCGDVSVATPVIAARAS, from the coding sequence ATGTCCGGCAATACGCTCGGTAAGCTTTTCACCGTTACAACCTTTGGCGAATCACATGGTCCGGCGCTTGGCTGTGTGATTGATGGTTGCCCGCCGGGTGTAGCACTGACAGAAGACGATATCCAGAGCGAACTAGACCGGCGCAAGCCCGGCACCTCACGTCACGTGACGCAGCGTCAGGAAGCCGACCGGGTCGAGATCCTCTCCGGCATTTTTGAAGGGCGCACGACCGGTGCGCCGATTGCTCTTCTGATTCGCAACACTGACCAGCGCAGCAGCGATTACGGCAATCTCACGGAAACCTTCCGCCCGGGTCACGCCGATTACACCTACTGGCAGAAATACGGTATCCGCGACTATCGCGGCGGTGGCCGCTCGTCGGCGCGCCTGACGGCGGCGACGGTGGCTGCCGGAGCGGTGGCAAAAAAATGGCTGCGCGAGCATACCGGCATCGAGGTGCGGGGATACATGGCGGCGTTAGGCGAGATCGAGGTGCCGTTCGTGGACTGGTCGCACGTGCGGGAGAATCCGTTTTTTGCGCCTAATGCTGAGGTCGTACCGCAGCTCGAAGCGTATGTCGACGGCTTGCGCAAGGATGGCGATTCAATCGGCGCGCGCATCAATGTGGTCGCGTCGGGCGTGCCGGTGGGGCTGGGCGAGCCGCTGTTCGACCGGCTGGATGCCGATATCGCGCACGCGATGATGGGCATCAACGCGGTGAAGGGCGTTGAGATCGGCGCGGGCTTTGCCAGCATCGCGCAACGCGGCTCGGTCCATGGCGACGAACTGACGCCGGAAGGTTTTGTCGGCAACCATGCCGGAGGTATCCTGGGCGGCATTTCGACCGGCCAGGACATTACGGTATCCATTGCGATCAAACCCACTTCAAGCATTCGCACGCCGCGCCGCTCGATTGATAAAAGCGGGCAGCCCGCGCTGGTCGAAACCTTTGGACGTCATGATCCCTGCGTTGGCATCCGTGCCACGCCGATTGCCGAAGCGATGCTCGCGCTGGTGCTGATCGATCACGTCTTGCGTCATCGAGCGCAATGCGGCGACGTCAGTGTGGCGACACCGGTCATCGCTGCCCGCGCGTCTTAA
- a CDS encoding SDR family oxidoreductase, giving the protein MGRSINLEGKVALITGASSGLGKRFAQVLSQAGAKVVLASRRTERLKELRAEIEASGGAAHVVALDVTDYQSIKSAVAHAETEAGTIDILVNNSGVSTSQKLTEVTPADFEFVFDTNTRGAFFVAQEVAKRMIRRNQGAHKPCYRIINIASVAGLRLLPQIGLYSMSKAAVIHMTKAMAQEWGRHGINVNAICPGYIDTEMNHHRWGTEQGQKLVSQLPRQRVGQPEDLDGLLLLLAADESQFINGAIITADDGFGLV; this is encoded by the coding sequence ATGGGCCGTTCGATTAATCTGGAAGGCAAAGTCGCGTTGATTACTGGCGCGTCGAGCGGATTGGGCAAGCGCTTTGCCCAGGTGCTGTCGCAAGCGGGCGCAAAGGTCGTGCTAGCCAGCCGCCGTACCGAGCGGCTGAAAGAATTACGCGCCGAGATCGAAGCCTCGGGTGGCGCTGCCCATGTCGTGGCGCTGGACGTCACCGATTATCAGAGCATCAAGTCGGCGGTTGCCCATGCTGAAACCGAAGCTGGAACCATTGATATCCTGGTGAACAATTCGGGCGTATCGACCAGCCAGAAACTCACTGAAGTCACCCCCGCCGATTTTGAATTCGTGTTTGACACCAACACACGCGGCGCATTTTTTGTCGCCCAGGAAGTAGCCAAGCGCATGATCCGGCGCAATCAAGGCGCGCATAAGCCGTGTTACCGGATCATCAATATTGCGTCGGTAGCGGGCTTGCGGCTGCTGCCGCAAATCGGCCTGTACTCGATGAGCAAGGCCGCCGTGATTCATATGACCAAGGCCATGGCGCAAGAGTGGGGGCGTCACGGCATCAACGTGAATGCGATCTGCCCGGGCTATATCGACACCGAAATGAATCACCACCGTTGGGGCACCGAGCAGGGGCAAAAACTCGTGTCGCAGTTGCCACGGCAACGCGTCGGCCAGCCGGAAGATCTGGATGGGCTGCTGCTATTGCTGGCCGCTGACGAATCCCAATTTATCAATGGCGCGATCATTACCGCCGACGACGGCTTTGGCCTCGTCTAA
- a CDS encoding CoA transferase subunit A: protein MNKVYQSAAAALEGIVHDGQTFAVGGFGLCGIPEALIGALRDSGVKELTCISNNAGVDGFGLGLLLETRQIKKMISSYVGENKEFERQYLAGELELEFTPQGTLAEKLRAGGSGIPAFFTNTGYGTLIAQGKETRQFGDNQYVLEHSLTADVALVKAWKADKAGNLIYRRTARNFNPMCAMAGKITVAEVEEIVETGSLDPDAIHTPGIFVQRIVLNAHPEKRIEQRIVRAKGD, encoded by the coding sequence ATGAACAAGGTCTATCAAAGTGCGGCCGCCGCGCTCGAAGGCATCGTCCACGACGGCCAGACATTCGCGGTCGGCGGTTTTGGTTTATGCGGCATTCCGGAAGCTCTGATTGGCGCACTGCGCGATTCAGGCGTGAAAGAGCTGACCTGCATTAGCAATAACGCTGGGGTTGACGGCTTTGGCCTCGGCTTGCTGCTCGAAACGCGGCAAATCAAGAAAATGATTTCGTCGTATGTCGGCGAGAACAAGGAGTTCGAACGCCAGTATCTGGCGGGCGAACTCGAACTCGAATTTACGCCGCAAGGCACGCTGGCTGAAAAGCTGCGGGCAGGCGGCTCAGGCATCCCCGCGTTTTTCACCAATACGGGTTACGGCACGTTGATCGCGCAAGGCAAGGAGACGCGCCAGTTCGGCGACAACCAGTATGTGCTGGAACATTCGCTGACGGCTGACGTTGCGCTCGTCAAGGCATGGAAAGCCGACAAGGCCGGCAACCTGATTTATCGGCGCACGGCACGCAACTTCAATCCGATGTGCGCGATGGCGGGCAAGATCACGGTGGCGGAGGTCGAAGAAATCGTTGAAACCGGCTCGCTTGACCCTGATGCGATTCACACGCCTGGCATTTTCGTGCAGCGTATCGTGCTGAACGCACACCCGGAAAAACGTATCGAGCAACGCATCGTTCGCGCGAAAGGAGACTGA
- a CDS encoding glycosyltransferase family 9 protein translates to MVTPSHSLTDAPQAQDRLERLRARAAAADASAHDWLRLGQALQPAPLADPQRHRAALEALVRAWELDPSCAPDLLSSIAQTAFSAREWRLVDVATARLLALDSANVKALFWRAGALQQANLFTDTERLLREAVRLAPDDPLTHHKLGLCFKEQGRFSEAEATLRYALSLRPDNAYAAFDLAEMELRTGRYAEGWARYEARIAFAADDLHSAQATLAALCPYWQGESLTGKVLIVYGEQGMGDCLWAARFLPLLAQRVGQQGGRVIFGHDGPLRHLLERMLPADVRLETTLETRPDFHCGLMSLPLRLGITEPAGWGRPYLSADPARIALWHLRAAEAAPGGKRKVGLVWNGNPAHIRDASRSVPAAQLERLLQVPGITFFALSPGRSETVAQWHAAGIEIVDLTAQFETGFDDVAALLVNLDLVVTVDSGPAHLAGALGVPTCLMIDYISAWFWEQQTQRTPWYDTLELFRQTERDNWEPVLEALRHRLLEL, encoded by the coding sequence ATGGTGACGCCAAGTCACTCATTAACGGACGCGCCGCAGGCTCAGGATCGCCTGGAGCGCCTGCGGGCCCGCGCCGCTGCCGCAGATGCAAGCGCACACGACTGGCTCAGGCTGGGGCAGGCGCTGCAACCAGCACCATTGGCCGATCCGCAGCGGCACCGGGCAGCGCTTGAAGCACTGGTGCGTGCCTGGGAACTGGATCCATCCTGCGCGCCGGATCTGTTGTCCAGCATTGCTCAAACCGCGTTCAGCGCCCGCGAATGGCGGCTGGTTGATGTGGCCACCGCACGTTTGCTGGCGCTCGATAGCGCAAACGTCAAAGCGTTGTTCTGGCGTGCGGGCGCGCTGCAGCAGGCCAATCTTTTCACAGACACCGAACGGCTTTTGCGCGAAGCCGTGCGCCTGGCACCGGACGATCCGCTCACGCATCACAAGCTCGGGCTGTGTTTCAAGGAGCAGGGCCGTTTTAGCGAGGCGGAAGCGACGCTGCGCTACGCGCTGTCACTGCGGCCGGACAATGCGTATGCCGCATTCGACCTGGCAGAGATGGAGCTACGCACTGGCCGGTATGCCGAAGGTTGGGCTCGTTACGAAGCGCGCATCGCGTTTGCCGCAGATGATCTGCATAGCGCGCAGGCGACACTCGCTGCGCTGTGCCCGTACTGGCAGGGGGAATCGCTAACGGGCAAGGTGCTCATCGTTTATGGTGAACAGGGCATGGGCGATTGCCTGTGGGCCGCGCGGTTTTTGCCGTTGCTGGCGCAACGGGTGGGGCAACAGGGCGGGCGGGTGATTTTCGGCCACGATGGGCCGCTGCGGCATCTGCTGGAGCGCATGCTGCCGGCCGATGTGCGACTTGAAACCACGCTTGAAACGCGGCCGGATTTTCATTGCGGGCTGATGAGCTTACCGCTTCGGCTCGGCATTACCGAGCCTGCTGGCTGGGGCCGACCTTATCTGAGCGCTGACCCGGCACGCATCGCGCTCTGGCACCTCCGGGCCGCGGAAGCCGCTCCTGGCGGGAAGCGCAAAGTCGGGCTGGTCTGGAACGGCAATCCAGCGCATATCCGCGACGCGTCTCGCTCGGTGCCTGCGGCGCAACTTGAGCGGTTATTGCAGGTGCCCGGCATCACGTTTTTTGCGCTTTCGCCGGGGCGCTCGGAGACTGTCGCGCAGTGGCACGCGGCTGGTATTGAGATCGTTGATCTGACGGCGCAGTTTGAAACCGGTTTTGACGATGTGGCAGCGTTGCTAGTCAATCTTGACCTGGTGGTGACGGTTGATAGCGGTCCGGCTCATCTGGCGGGTGCACTCGGGGTGCCGACCTGCCTGATGATTGATTACATTTCGGCGTGGTTTTGGGAGCAGCAAACTCAGCGCACACCCTGGTACGACACGCTTGAGCTGTTTCGCCAGACCGAGCGGGACAACTGGGAGCCCGTGCTGGAGGCGCTCAGGCACAGGCTGCTGGAGCTGTGA